The DNA sequence gaagctgaatgttggaagattcaggacagacaaaaggaagtacttctttactcagtgcatagttaaactatggaatttgctcccacaagatgcagtaatggccaccagcttggatggctttaaaagaagattagacaaattcatggaggacagggctatcaatggctactagccatgatggctgtgctgtgccaccctagtcagaggcagcatgcttctgaaaaccagttgccggaagcctcaggaggggagagtgttcttgcactcgggtcctgcttgcgggcttcccctaggcacctggttggccactgtgagaacaggatgctggactagatgggccactggcctgatctagcaggctcttcttatgttcttatgttgtgatGTTAATGTGGTTTCCCTTCCCAGTGATACAAGAGGAGTTAGAAGGAATGGCATGCTCTGCCTTGGCTGAGAAGCAAGGGTATGACCTACCAAGAATGTGCTAAAAAGTCTGATGCTCTTGGCTCTTATATGCAGTTGGCAAGGAGGTTATGGAAAGGTGTACATATTACATCTGTTACCTGAGGAGGGAAGGACCCATAACTCACTAATGATGCTCATGCTTGGCAATGCAGAacatcccatgttcaatccctaatatctccagttgaaaggatctGGGAGACCTGCTGCCAATTCAGGTAGGCattattgggctagatggaccgatggtccgATATAACAAAATGCAGCTTTATATGCAAGATCAGGTAAGAATGGCATCCATGAAGGAACTTAATGAGAACTTAATCCAGAgttggggaaccagtggcccttcagatgttgctggtctgcagctgccatcagccccagccagcatagccagtgattaaggatgatggaagttatagtccagcaagatctggagagccaccaATTCCCCATCCTGTATTCCATAacagagaggggggaaacagcGGACATCAATTGCAGTGAAACAAATTCTGTGTTTCCTACACCTCACGGTTCTCATAAGTCACGAGAATGGTAGTGACGTCTGTCTTTGACAGGATTCAGAAGCTCAATGTTACCTTCCATGAGATGAATTTTCACTTCTGTGGAACCCTTTCCATGCCAAGTTGCATTTCTGAGGAACCTCTGCATGCTGCAAAGGATGATGCCACATGCTCCAAAACAGTTTGAGTAGGATATTGACCACACCATCAGTCCATAATCAGCCTTCCCAACCTGATGGCCTCCAGGTGTCTGCAGCTACaagccccatcatccctgactattgaccatgctggctggggctgtgagagggtgtagtccaacatctggagggcaccatgttggggaagggccTGTCCTCCATAAATAGAGTTGCACTCTAGAAACAAACGTATAGACTGCTTCATAGCACAAAGCCATCAAAGCTGTGTACAAAACAGAATAAAGCACAAAAACGCAAGTTTGAAAAACAGTAAAACTATATTTACAAATCTGAAAACTATAAAACAGTTTCATCAGTTCTCCACCCCTCAGGGGAAAGCCTTAAACATCTTCAGAAAGTGTCTAAACATTATGATACTAGGCGCCTGTCTAATTTCACCTGGTAATTGATTCCAGGGACCTGGAGCTGCAACAAGCTAAGTGCGCCTCTGGGGCATATGAAACTCTTAGTGATGCCCTGTCTGAAGAGCGCAGTTGCTGGGCAGGGATATATGGGacgagcagggccagctccaggttttgggggCCCATGGACAAAGGCTATCAGAGGGCCCCttgccctcttgctttcctcctcaaaccacactcctcctccctcttggccttgcctttttaaagtaaaacaaaacctgaacagaaagACTGGAGTGATGGAGGAatcagacaggagagagagagagagagaggctgccaAATCTCTGCCTGTAGTGCATTGGGGGCATTCCTGCTATGGCTCCAGAGCCCCTGCTGCCGCCACTGAGTTCCTGCTGTTTGCTCTGCAGCACAGCACGCCATGCAaggaagcctcctcttcctcctttgctcTTCCATGATCCAGCCTGGCTCAGAGCTGCTGCCACTATTCATTCCTTCTGCTGGAGGGCATTTAAAGGGATAATACAACAGAGATTAGGAGGCACTGAGCCTAGACAATCCGCACCACCAGGACTGAGTGAGACAGTGGCCAAATTGAGGAGACCTTCTGGGTTTAGCTTTTCATCTCTGTGGTATTAACCCCTTAATTTTCCCTCCACCCTTGAGAATTGGATAAAAAGAGAAACTAGTAGGGCGGGGAAAAATTTCCTGTCCATTGGAATAGGATAGGGTCAGCAACAAGCAGCAGATCCCATTCTGCTGGGGCCAGTGAGGGACCCCTCTGCACTCCTggaccctcagccagtgccctacctgggcCACTGCTGGAGTCAGTCCTGGGGACAAGGTAGTCCCTTAGATACTTCACCTGGTAGCCATTGGCAGCTAAGAATTCCATGTGAAGCATTTAGTTCCTGGGCTAACTATGAGGGAGGAAGGCATCTTTCTTCACAACCTGTGTGGAAATACAGAAGGGGGTGGCAGAGAAGAGATTACACTGTGTTCCTCCGTGGCCAGTCAGCTTGGTAGAAGGCTCACACCTACACACACCCCAGTCTACAAAGAGGCAGAAGCCTCAGTTTCTATGCATGCCATGCAGGATGGACCTTCCCCTCTTCCACATGGAAACACAGGCCCCATAGCAGGCAGCtaacttttgtgggcttatttcCAAAGCTGCCCTAGAAACCCACTTAATTTCTTTTGAGGCTGCACATTATGTGAGGAGACTAGTAGGTGTGATCTGACTTGAGGAAGCTTGTCCACCAGTCTTGATCTTCTCATTGAGGAACCCCTAAGAAACTTCTGAGGAATACCAGGTCACCATTTGGATAAAAATCACTCCCTTCGACTGCTAATGATCAGAAGCCTAGGAGCTGCACCAGGAGTGAGGAATctagccctccagaagttgttgcactgtgcttcccatctttcctggatCTTGACCAtgcaggctgggactgatgggagttggaatcaaaaaacctctggagggccacaggttctccacccctaagCATCACAGCTCCGTTTTGGCAAACCCATAGAAGCTTGCTGCAACTTAGACTTGCTCCCGCTGCCAGCATATGGTCCATTTTGGCATTTGTGTGGGACACTTCTCGCTTTCTCCCAAGGCTGACTGCTTCCTGATGGAGGGGTTGGTTCTGAGATGTTGCCCACAGTTGCGGCTTGCTAAAAGCAGCTTACGAGAACACACGCACCCCAAGACTCAAACCAGGAGTGATCGAAAAGTCAGACCTCGAATTACTCTGCATTGGCAACGCTGCTAGTGTCATTGTTGTCAGTCCAGCATCTTGGCCTCATCAGCCCATAGTCATAACATTGTTTTTCATTCATATTGATGCAATGCAGTAGTGTTCAAACCCTGGTGTTCCTCAATTAGAGAATGGATGCAACTGTCTTGAAAGACAGCTTGGCCAACTCTGCTCATCATTCACTTCAACATGCAGCTGAAAGGGAATGTTGGTTCTTGGGATATATCCTAACCACTCCATTCAGTTGAGGCCATAGTAGTGCTAGAATTGTCCCAGTcgatcagaccaatggtctctCTAAACTAGTAACTTGTTTCCAAACAGTGTCCTACCAGATGCCTCTacgacaggggtagccaacccatggccctccagatgttgcattggagtccagcaaaacctgatggacaccacattggctacccaggCTCTAGGAGAGGAACTGAAAACCTgcgtccttccagatgttgttgaactccattgttcagggatgataggagtcgtaatcagcagcatctggaaagcctccagttccccacccctgctgaagAGGTTTAGCAGTATGGCATGGAAGCCCTTTTGTTTGTCCCCAGCACCTTGTCTTGAGAGGGTAGACAGAAATGATTTAGACATCTGAAATCCTTTAGGCATCTGGAACAGGAAGCTGGAACAATGAAATATGTTTGGGGCAAGCGTCAGCAAACCAGTTACAGCCTTTTTTGGAAagggaaaaaacatttttcttctcactccccccccccatatttaaaACCCCCACGAGACCAAGCTTGGCTGCAAAGCGCTGGCTGACTTCCTATCTTGGTGCTGTGGCTATCACGTGCTATTTCTATGGCTGCTTTTGCACGTTGcgtttctccttttttaaaaaaagcttcacctgttgtcTGTGTAAATTTGTTTTTGGAAGAAACTGGACATGAACCTTGGCAGACAAATAATATTTTCTAACTGGCAGTTCATGGTGGCAATGGAAGTAAAGGGTGTAGGTGACCAAAGTTACTGGTCAAGATGCTTAGTAGCCGAGTGAAGAGGAACTCTGAGCATGTGCTAGAAAAGAAATCCTTGGGCTAATCCAAAAATACTTCTATGTGCTGTGATGCAAACAAATTGTGTAAATTTGGATAGACTTGAAATTTGCTAAGCCTCATTCTGGGTTGGCAGAATTGagattgcttttctttttcccttcCAAAGGCTGATTGTGGAAGGACTGGTAAGGTGGCTAGGGTTGCAGGGACACAACCAGATAGCCTGACGGATGGAGACTGGCCCAGTTCTAATGTTACCACCAATAGGCCACGTTCTTACACTCCTTTTTTCCCTCCTGCCCCATCACATGCCCAGATTCTTCACCCTCTTGCATTGTGGTTCACAATAACTAATTTGCCATGTCATCTGAATTGCACAAGTAATGCTAATCTGAATGATGATTTGCTTCCAAACCAGAATAGGAAACCTTGGTTTGAGCTGGGTTTTGAATTCTGGGTTTTGGGAAAACTGGTTTATGGGAGCCAGTCAGTCTGGACAGAACGACAAGCTGTGGTCATTGTGAATCGGAAAGTGAGAGGGGGAATTGGgattgctgggggaggggggaatttatGAGCCCAAGTCACGCAACTCTAGCGACTAAATCATGATGTCTGAACCAGGCCCCCATGGAGAGTTTTGATGGCTCGACACCCTTTTCAGACCACCTCTTGCTTTTGAAGTTTTAATCCACCAGTTTTCAGGCTGCTTTCCCTCCAAGAAGTCTTTCCGCCCTTGTCCTTGTCTGCCTGCCAAGGAATTATTGCATGTTCCAGAAGAAGTACATTGAGCTGTATCCCATGttcatcctactcagagcagacccactgaaattagtcaaCATGACTAACATGgatccattgatttcagcgggtctactctaagtagaccTTGGTTGGCTATTGCCCATTCTCAGTATACTCATGGCACTACTGGGCCTAGAATGTGCCATGCAGCGCTCTGCCATTGCTGAGTTTCTCATCGAGCAACCCCCAGGGAATCGCAGCTAGCCAGAACACTCTTTGAAAGCCACTGCTTTAATTTGATACTGCTCCCACACACCAGAtctgcttttctttaaaaatactaAGAGCTAGAAATGTATTCTTGAAAACTAAAGAGGCAGAGGACTTCTGCTTTGATGCAAAGCAAAAAGTCCCGCACTGTGTCCTTACATAAGAGCCCTCCTGTTGTTAAACTAAGGATCATCTATTCTAGTTCCGTATCATCCacgatggccaaccagatgcctctgggaagtccacaagcaggatgaGAGAGCAGTAGCTCTCTCCTGTGTGTGTTCCCCAGCAAGTAGCAATTTAGAGGCACACTGGGGGCTGCGTGTAGCTGTCATCACTAGTTCTTATTGATAAGCCATGAATttctctcttccctttttaaTGACTAGAGAGCAGCCCGGCCAGGCCAAAGGTCTATCTAAGTCAGCGTCTTGTCTCCCACAATGGCCAATCCGATGCCCGTGGCAAGCCCACAAGTAAGACATGAGCATGATGGTGCTCTTCTCTGAAGCTGGAGACTGTCCTGCCTAATCACCATTGATGGAGTGATATCCAAATGGTTTCCTTCCACAAGTGGAATGGACTTCCATtcatgcaacaggacttctcGTTCCTCTTCTCCCCACACCGCAACTTtccatgtgcccccccccaaatctgctctggagagttgagggaccctccagagcagatttgggaaggggtgTGGGTGCTACAGATACAAGGAAAGGGAATTCCACTCATGCAGTTGGATGTAGAACTTTGTCCTCCATGAAGTTCTCTAACCCCCTTCTAAAGTGATCTAAGCCAGTGGCCACCACGGCaccttgtggcagtgagttccatcacTTAATAATAAAAGGTCTTCAGGGTTAAAATACATAGGCATATTCTTATGTGTTAAACCAAAGCACGCTAATCATAATCTTGCTTTGGTCCAATGCCAGAATTAAGAAGGCTTCTACTTCCTGGGGCCAGACTTTCAGAGCTGTTCTCGGAAACTTGAGGCACAAATCTATTGTGCCCCCTGGTCTTTCAGACCcatctctctttcattgtgtcaCTTGCTCGGCtgccattttaaaacaaacaaacctggagggcactaggttgagaaaggctgcctttATTGAGTCAGAGCCCTTGGCACATCGACCCTGGTCCACTCTCCCGTGACAGGCAGCAATCTGTCCAGGGTCTTACGGAAAAGCCTTTCCTGACCCTGCTAAGTCTCCAttataactggagatgccaggaattgggctgtgatcttctgcatgcagtgaGCCGCCCCCCACTGAGCTGTGGGCTCCCCTACGAGTTGCAGAGTTCACATGAAGCcaccttgcactgagtcagactataggcccatctagtcctcagTTGTCTACTCCAACAAGCATCAGCTCTTCCAAAATCTCAAGAAACAGCCTTTCTTGGCCCCACTGCAAGAAAATGTTAACTGGTAACGCTAGGGATTTAGCCTAGGCTCTTCCTGTGTGCAAAATGTATTTACCACTGAGATTGGCATTTAAATGCCAGTGAGGAGAGAACTGTTCTGAGGGTCCTGAGGCCGGTGTTGAGATGGTAATAAGAGTTTTGAGCTCACGGGAGATTGTGGGTTTCCCCCTTACTCCTACCTTAAGAGTGTGGTGAAAGGTGCCGTGGGGAGTCTTTGAAAAGTTGCCTTAAAAGCCGACACTGCACCCAATGAATCGGGTGTGCTCCTCTTGATCGTTAGGGCTTTATTCAGGCCCTCCTTGGCTTTACTTGCACTGGCATGCTTGTTGAAGACGCGTAGTGCCTACTGGCACACGTTTGGTTTTAGGCCGAGCTTGCCTTGGGCAAGTTGCATTAAATGTCGGTGTTTACTTCTCACCGGTCTGTGCCCGCACTTGCTCTGTGTCCATTTTGCAGGCACTCTCTCATTTTTCAGGCTTGGCAGGAACATTTGTAGGAAGCCACACTTAACTGTTGAGGCGCTGTTGTGTCACAGAGGCAATGCTTTCAGGGCCTTGCGGTCCATTCTGTTAAGCAGTAACGCGTTCCAACCCAGCCAGCTGCCAAAAGATGGTGGGATGTGGGTTTCTGATCCAAGACCGGTAGCAGCATGTGTTCAGCTGCCTCCGCTGCAGTACTGGAAGCTGGTCTGCTACTCCACAGCAGTGTTTTCTAGACCGGGAaccgtggggtggggtgggggggtccTCAGTAAGACCAGAAATGGCCAGTGGGGCTTACCTGAAGGAGAGCTTGCCCATAACTGTTGCTCTTCCCCAACAGGGGGCAGATGCTGGGAAGTGTTGGTTGTGTGCTTtagaacagtgttcttcaaccttgggtcctcataggctgttggactacagcttccatcatccttggccattggttgagccggctggggatgatgggagttgcgatACAAGCAACATCTGCGgatccaaggctgaagagtgctgCTTTAGACTAGTGGCCTTCAACCTTTTTCGTATCTGGGACCCACCTTAAGCCCTCAGTTGCAACATGGGGCCTGGTTTTAATTTATggcattccctcctcctctctctcccctccccttattTTTCTCCTGCCCTCATGGCCCATTTACACTTCAGACATAATGGTTCACCAGTCATTTTCCTCCCTagaggaaactctgggaattgtagcttggtgGGTGTGGGAGTCTGAGTGGGTAGCCAGTGACAGGACCCTGCCCTGCATGGTCCTGAGAACCATAGTTTTTTGTTTGACCACAAATACCAGCCACAGTCTCTAGGTCTCTGCCTACCCATATGATGAGATGTTCCTTGGtttcccagatgttgatggactacaactcccatcatccctgaccattgaccatattgtctggggatgatgagagttgtagtccaacagctggagacccagggttgaagaacagtgctttagACCATACATGTGGGTGGACAGACTCGACAGGCCCATGCATCCCAAAGCATACCCCACGTTCCTCTGCAGTGCAGTCGTTTTGCATGGAAGCACAAGTTGGTTGACATCAGTGAGATCTCTTTGGGGCCGTGGAAGATTTCATGGGTGTGTTTCTTTGATGCGCTCAAGCTGGTAGCCCTCTTTTCAAGAAAACGATCCCCTGCTCTCATCAGGACTTCCTAGAATCCATGGTTGACGCCAGTATAAAACAGTAGCCCTCCAGAAGGCAGTTTCAACCTAATCTGACCTTCCGTGGTTTGAGAATGGACAGATGAAGTCAGAACCGTAACATGTTTCCTGAAACAAGAAGGGGCATGTTCACGTTTGTTACAAGGATTTATTTCCTGCTTTTTTGCAGTCAGTGCGAAGTGGCTCATGAGGATAACGAGGAAGAAAAATGAgcagcctttctctctctctcagattcTGTACACAAGAGAAAGGGACAGTTCTGCTGCAGACATCCAAAGATTAGTCCAGAATGCATTTTTTCAGGAGCTCCTGTGTGGATGATGCATTCTGGCTCTAATATTGCTCTTGTCCAAGAAACAGCTTGTCACTGTTCCAGCCTTATTTTCCCATGACATTCTAAGCGTTGGGTAACTTTAGAAGAGGAGAAAAATCCACTGAGTAACTGAAGCTCCATTCTCTTTCAGTATGTGGGCTGGTGCCCTCAGGCTTGGCACACCCCTCAGGTGTCTTTCACAACCACTGCCCCATCCCAGCTTTGCTCTGCGGTGTGAAGGCAGTCCAGGCAAACATCTCATTTAGGAAACATTTGTTAGAATTGTTCCATCTTCTTGGCTCTTCATAGCACCTAGAAGGGACAGGATAGCTCAGTAAGGCAGAAGTGTATGGCATCTGTAGGAAGCTATGGTCAGATAGTTCGTCCACCTAGGCCCATGTTGTtcgttctgactggcagcagccctctatgGTTTCAgggaggagcctttcccagccctgcttggcaataccagggattgaacatgagaCCCTCTGCGGACAAAGCATGTGGTCTGCCGCTCCCTGGTTCACTTGATCCATTATCTTGCACAGCTGGAGCTGGAAGGGCACCTTTGCTGTGCCCCATGGGAGCAGCGCAGGCTAGAAAACTCTAGGGAAGCAGGCCATAGTGGTAGAGCTTCAGAGTTCCTTGATGCTTTATTTTGCTCAGAAAGCCCATTTGAACTTTGGCATTTTAACAGAGCCAGGTTGTGTTGCCCTACAGCCATGCCACCCTGTAAGCTCCCAGCAGCACCTTGTGATGTTCTCAGGAGTTTACATGCACTAATTTGGGTTGCTTCTGTTCACCCACCCAGCATGCCCACACTTGCGCACTTAAATATTTTTATCTTTTGCTGGCCTGAGCTCTTTGTCTGCTATGAACTTGACTGTCGGTGGCTTTTTATGTTCCTGTGGATCATAGTTCCCCTGTGAAGTGGCTCCCTTGTGAAGTCTGTTGGGTGATGGTCTTATGCATGCTTGCCCGAAGCAGGTGTTCTGGAGCGTTGTGGTCTCCCTAGTTCTAAGAGCATGTTGCCTGCTTGACTGTGAAGTCTGTGACTGCTGCTGTTTGCATCTCTCCCTTTTGTAAAATCGGGGCTCCAAGACAGGACAACCTATCTTCTTCCTGTGGCCAAGAACTTGGGCTTCCAAGGTTGCAATTTCCTCCCtcccctgtcttctcttctcTCAGCTGGAGCTCAAGCTGCTTATTTAACACATTCAGGAAACCAGAAGGAAATAAATGGCCAATTAGCACTCTCAAATGTAGGAAAAGAATTTGCAGATGACCAAAGGCAGGATCATAACCGTGGGACCAGTGAAGGTTTGGGAGTAGGGCCAGCTTCTGAAGGATCCTCTGGCCTAGAGGAATCGTCACTCTCTATTGGATCTAAAGTTCACAGTTGTGGACCAGTGATGCAGGCTTCTTCCCTGACACATAATGACTTTAAGGGAGGGGCCTCCCTAGATGGAAAAGTCGATCTGAGTGGATGTGACCAACCCAAAAAAACAACTTCAAGTGGAGAGTCCAAATTTTCATTGCCAACCAACCCAAATGCTGAATCCGAGCAGTCTCCACCCAGAATCGAATACTCACATTCCCCAACATTCCCCACTGGCGACACCCTTGCGGAGAAAGATTCCCCCGAGTCTCCATTTGAGGTCATTGCTGACAAACTGGAATTTGATAAGGAATTCAAAGATGTCCTTCCAAGCAACTCCAACGATATTGGTAGTAACTGGGTCATGCACAGCGAAAGGGAGCTGCTGACAGACATCCCAGAGGACAGTGTCTGTGAGTTTCGGGTGAAGCCGCGTGGTGGGAGCAGAGTTCCGTCAGGGCCTGGGCTCTCACGCCAGTCTTCAGGCACGACAGCGGCACTGGAAGAAGTATCCAAATGTGTCCGGGAGATGCACAGTTTCACGAATGAGCTGCTCAACTGGGATTTGATTCCCAAGGATCTAGATGACAAGCCCGATGGCTTTGTCAGCTCGGGCTTTTCAGCATCGCCCACCAAAGAGACAGATGGTGTTGTCGCAGGGTTGGTAGGCAGTAAGGTGGAAGTGGGCAAAGCTTCCACCCCTTATCAGCCTCTCACAATCAGTATCCACCAAAAAGGCAGGCCATCTCTGGAGGTGGAAGAGAAACCGGCCGTTGACAGTCGAGAGGCATCTGTTGTGAAAATTGTTCCAACCGCTACAACAGAGCTGAAGACAGACGTCCGTTGGCCAAATTCTGCCCTACCTGAAATGGCCGACGCCGACAGCTCTGGCGACTCTGACGACACTGTCATAGAAGATGCTACAGTGATTCCAGCCTTCCCAAATGAGACGGGTGCAGGCAACAGCAAGGCTCTCCCAAAGCTTGTTGACTCTGTCAAAACAGCAACTGTACATATAGACAGCAAAGGGGCATCTGACAAGCTGCACAAATCCAGCCAAGAAGGCAGAATCCCTTCCAAGACCCTAGAATGCAATTGGGGATCCATTGATGACTTTGAAGCCATCCAGGCCAAGACCACTGTTCTCAGAGGAAGCCCAGTTTCTGCCCCTCTGCCTCTGAAACGGACCACTCCTGACCTGCCTGCTAAAATAGGGCAGGGAGGCCTCCCCTTGGGCAGTGTAAAAGAGGCTGTGTGTCCAGACCCTCAAAATGGGGAGAGCTTTATGGACTTCATGAAGGAGTGCTTAAAATCCAAAGGGAGCGAATCTCCAGAAGACCCTGTCGAGACGTTCTCAGAGGCAGAGCTCAAAGCGGCCAGATCCGAAGTGGTGGCTCCGCATTCCCAGCAGCCACCCAAGGTGGCTCAGGACTTTGAGCAAGAGCACCTCACCATCAAGGCCCTCAAAGAAGCCGGTAGGAAGGCTGAGATGGAGAGGCAGTCGCCTCCGCCGAGCACGGTCCCTCTGCCCAGAGGGAGGCAGTGCCGCGAGATGCCGCCAGAGCCCCGGGGGCCTGCCCAGAAGTCTGCCTTGGAGAAGAGGCCCCTCTGCCTTGAGCAAGCTGTGGGTGTGAAGCTGGCTTCTTCCACCGCTGCCCTCGGCGGGCACCACACTCCCAACAAACCTTCCCAGCCACCTCTGCCGTGCACTCTTACAAAACTACTGGCTGCTTTTTCAGGTAAATGCACTCTGTGGTTGCTGCTTTATGCCTTGCGTGCGTGACCCTCTACAGACCAGTGTTAGACTATTTTACCTCCACAGGGGTGGCAGTGGGCACCCCCTCCATAGGTGTACTAGTTTCATATCGTATCTGCCCTGATGCAGATATGGTCAGCCTGGTCTGCCTTCCTCAGGAATGAAGATAGGAGACATTCCAGGGGTTGTGCATGATAGAAAAAAGCCCAGCCCGTGTGAGTGCTGTTAGCCCTTTTAGACTTCTGTTTTCTTGCTGAACTACCAAAAACTTGTAGTAGAAAAATTgtcccctcaccccccccccaaaaaaagttggcACCTTCTTTAAAGTAGAACTACAATTTGCTGGGGCCAAGAAATGGTAGTCAATCATGAGTATGAAGCAATTGATTTAAATTTGTGTGAATTTGCATATGAGTGAGAGAGCAGGGATTTAGGCAGAGGAGATGAAGTAGTTCATAAACCGTAGTGTTTTTCCATGATGGCTGAATATCGAGCACAGATATTGGAGGGCGGAGTTGAGATTAAGCCTTGGTGAAAAGGAGAGAACAGCGTAGATCTGTGTGGGTGCTTTTCATGGCATTGGGAGGGCAGCCTGGGGAATGTGGCATGAGCCTGAGCAGACCCGTGGGCAAACTAGTACAGCTTTGCATGCGTTGGAGACTGCAATCTCATACACACCTAACCTGGGAACAAGCCCCATTGCACTCAGtgtgacttacctctgagtaggcatggatAGGATCACCCTGTACATTTCAGATTGTGCTCCATTGCAGCTGATAGCCATAGTACGCTTGCTTTGCAGTATTAATTTCACAAGGGGCTAATTTTTCACACTGCAGGAGGGAGGGCATTCATATGATGGAATGCGCctccatccaccaccaccccaaaaaaacccctctgcATAGAGAGCTAGCATGTCAGGTTGAAAGGTTCTAGTCTAGTCTTCTCcatgacatgctagctttctctGTGTGTAGGGATTTCCGAAGGACCGTCCA is a window from the Rhineura floridana isolate rRhiFlo1 chromosome 22, rRhiFlo1.hap2, whole genome shotgun sequence genome containing:
- the RTN3 gene encoding reticulon-3 isoform X1, with the protein product MAEPATQSPYISSSAGGGSSEPGGRDFKGAGSPHPCADSFVSSSQPVSLFSTSQAGAQAAYLTHSGNQKEINGQLALSNVGKEFADDQRQDHNRGTSEGLGVGPASEGSSGLEESSLSIGSKVHSCGPVMQASSLTHNDFKGGASLDGKVDLSGCDQPKKTTSSGESKFSLPTNPNAESEQSPPRIEYSHSPTFPTGDTLAEKDSPESPFEVIADKLEFDKEFKDVLPSNSNDIGSNWVMHSERELLTDIPEDSVCEFRVKPRGGSRVPSGPGLSRQSSGTTAALEEVSKCVREMHSFTNELLNWDLIPKDLDDKPDGFVSSGFSASPTKETDGVVAGLVGSKVEVGKASTPYQPLTISIHQKGRPSLEVEEKPAVDSREASVVKIVPTATTELKTDVRWPNSALPEMADADSSGDSDDTVIEDATVIPAFPNETGAGNSKALPKLVDSVKTATVHIDSKGASDKLHKSSQEGRIPSKTLECNWGSIDDFEAIQAKTTVLRGSPVSAPLPLKRTTPDLPAKIGQGGLPLGSVKEAVCPDPQNGESFMDFMKECLKSKGSESPEDPVETFSEAELKAARSEVVAPHSQQPPKVAQDFEQEHLTIKALKEAGRKAEMERQSPPPSTVPLPRGRQCREMPPEPRGPAQKSALEKRPLCLEQAVGVKLASSTAALGGHHTPNKPSQPPLPCTLTKLLAAFSVRDLIFWRDVKKTGLVFSTTLILLLSLAAFSVISVISYLILALLSVTISFRVYKSIIQAVQKSEEGHPFRTYLDVDIALSSEAFHNYVSAGMTHINHALKLILRLFLVEDLVDSLKLAVVMWLMTYVGAVFNGITLLILAELLVFSVPVVYEKYKTQIDHYVGIARDQIKSVVTKIQAKLPGVVKKKAE